DNA from Rubripirellula lacrimiformis:
CGCCGACCAGCGAGCGGATGCGGTCCGCCGGGCGGTCGATGATTTGTCCAAGGATGACTATGCCGTTCGCCAGCAGGCCACGATCGAGATGTGGAAGGGACGTGACTGGTCCCGCGAAGCCGTGCAAGATGCGGCCCACAATCCAGACCCCGAGATCGCTGGGCGGGCGCAGTGGATTCTTCGGCAATGGCGTCGTGGTGCATTGCCAGATACACCACCGGAAATTTCTCGTTTGTTGCAGTCCGGCGACCAACCGGCTGCGATCGAACGTTTGTTAGAAGGCGGCCAGTTTCTAGCCGCCGTCGTCGCGGTCGAAGAGTCCGCTGGGACAGTGGACCGAGAACTGATTCAGCGGCGGATCAACATCGGCTTGATGAGCCGGTTTCCGATCTATGTTCACATGGCGATCCAAAGCGAATCGTTGCCGCACTTGCTGCGTCTGATCGATTTGGTGGCCGATTCGAACGAAACCGCTGCCTGTCGATTTGAACTGATGCAAATCATGGGGCTGCCGATCACGGACGAAAACCTTTTGCCTGAATCGGCTGCAACTTGGCCGCCGAACCAGCGATTGATGGTGATGGCGATGTTGTTGGTCAAACTAGAACGGTATGACGATGCGATCGCCGTCGCCAAGCAAAGCGGAGACGCCGAACTGCTTTTGACGTGTCGGATGATCGCGGGTCGTTGGCGCCAGATCGCCGACGAACGTCTCGCGGTGGCCGAAGCGGCCGAGCCCGGGGCGATTGAATACTGTCTCGATTGGTGTCAGGTCATGATGGCCGCCGACCGCTGTGGTGATGATGCCCTCTTTGAAACCGCTGCGGACCATTTGATGTCGCCACAGATCGGGGATCATCCGGCCTCGATGAACGTGCGCTGGAAATATTTGCTAAGCCATGGCAAGGTCGACGAAGCGCTGTCTGTGTTGGATACCATCAGTCCCGATGCGGCAGCCACCGTTGCGATGGACACCTCTCGCGTTTCCCATGCTTTTGATGTCTTGGGTTTTCCGCTGGACCGTGTCGACTCGGATTACGGGAAATGGATCGACGAGGCGCTCGATGCCCAACGCGATGCCGGGACAGAACAGTTGTCGCCCCAAGTCCGACGTTTATTGGTGTTGATGCAATGCTTGTTGTCGATCGGCCGCGAAGACGTGGCGCGAATCATCGCCAAACGCGTTGCCGATTCCGATGGACGAATTGGAATCCAGCGACAGCATCGGCTTGCCGAGTACGTGCTGTCGACATTGACGCTTGTGCAAAACGTGGATTGGATGCCCGAGCTAGCGATCGAAGCTGAATCGCGTTCCGTTTCGGCTGACAGTATCGATATCATCGCGCGAACGATGGACGAGGTGGATGGAACGACGGTTGAAATCTTGATGGATGCCTTGTTGAAAATGGATCCAAATCAGCCCGCCGAACCACGATTTTTTGCGGCCTATGAACTGCTCAGCGGACGCATCCCGGCGGGGTTCGATCCCGCCACGGACTTCGCCAAAATCTTTGACTTGGTGACGCGTCCACGATCGGTTCGCACGGTTCGTGGCATGCGTCAGAATCTATCGATCCAAGCCAATATGAACATTGCGATCATGTTTTCGCGACACGGCGAAGCTTCCTTGGCGTTGGCTTGCATGACTAAATTGGCTCGGTCGGGTGACACCGACGCGTTGTTTCGAATGGCTGAACAAGCACTCGATTCGGGACGCGGCAATGACGCACAAATCCTGTTCGATGCCGTCTACCGCAAATTCGAAAAACCCGTCCGTGTCGGCGGATCGGGTGATGTCGCCATGGCGGCCAAAGCGTTGGTGGGAATGCTGAGCATCGCCCGCCGCAGCGGAGATCAGCAGCGCAGCGAAGAATTGCTGAAAGAGATCCGTCTGGTGCTCTGTTCCCCATCGTCCAACCTGCGTCATGCCGTCGCCAGCTACTTGGCGGATCGCGACGAAATCGACTTGGCACTGGAAGCCTACGGACGCATCCTGCCGGTCAAAGCGTTCGGCAGCAACGATTCGGTGGATCTGTATTCGGTGTCGCGAGTGTTTGCGTTGACCGCTCGACACACGGATCCCGAGGCTGCTGCCCGCTGGTTCGATCTGGCCATCTTGCGGTCGATCGAATCCGATGATTTTCGGCCTAGTGCCTTTGCGACTTTGCCGATGTACGTGCACCGTTGGTCCTTGGAAGCCGCCGTTCGTGATGGCGATGTCTCGCAGGCTCAGAATCAAGTCGAAAGGTTGCTGCAGTTCAATGCGATGGACGTCGATCTTGCCGAACGGTTGCTGCCCAAGATGCGCGAGGCATCGATGGATGAATTGGCCGATCGTACGTTCAGCCGAGTGATGGACCGCGGGACCGAGTATGTCGCGGAATTTTCACGTGATGCGATGACCTGCAATAACTTGGCTTGGGTTGCGGCGATGAACGATCGCCGACTCGATGACGCACTGCGGCTATCGGAATCCGCCGTCAGGATGGAACCCGATAGTGCCATCTTCCGCGATACGTTGGCGGAAATCTTGTTCCTGCGAGGCGACAAGCAAGCGGCACTGGCGATCGAACAAGGGTGTTTGCTGGACGACCCCGGTCAATGGCATTTGCACGAACAGATCGAACGATTTTCGAAGTAACCGACCTCCGTCGGTTGTGCGTCGATCGTGCGTTGATCGAAGATCGGTTTTCCGTCAGTCCCAGTTCATCGCTGCGGCGGCTGATCGTTTCGACAACGCTTCGAATTCACCCACGGCGATCGACGCGTCCATCATCGGAAACGTGATCGTGTGATTCGCCGGGCCTGCCGCAGCGGTGTCGACCGACAATTTGGCCATCGACCAACGGCGGTCAAAAAACGATGACCTCAGTTCCACCGATTGGATTCGGTTGTGGAACGTCGTGCTGGTTTTTTGGTTCAACAGGCCGCTGCGAAACATGACGCCATTGTCAAATCGGTAATAGCCCAGCGAGCGAACGTAGCAGCGTGAATGAGTGATCAGCAGGACCGCCGCGACGAGTCCGATCGCGATGCCGCCCCAGCCAATCGCCCAGGTGGTCCCGATGCCGATCAGGATCGATGCAATGACGGCGATTCGAGTGGTTCGGCGAACCGCCCGCGGAGCCGCTCGGGTCCATGAAATCAATCCGTCGTCGGGGATTCCCGTGCGAATCTGAGACAGCAATCCCGTCACCTGGCTTTCGTGGATCACCGGGATAAACCAGCGACGGGTAATCGTGGTCGCTGCGTCTTCGCCCTTTTTGCCAGCGCCGCCGGCGGTTTCGATCCGAATCGACGCCAAACGCATCCACCGCATCAACGGGGGGCGGTGCACGCTGATGAATTGAATTCGTCGTCTTGGCACCGTGGCTGATATCTTGGTCAGCAGTCCACAGGAAACTTGAAAGTCCTCGCCCGTACGTTCCAGACGGTAGCCATAGAACCGCAGCACGTACCAAGCGGTGCCCAGCAATCGGATGACCACCAGCAAGGCCAGTGCTGCGACGGGGATCAATAACCACGGCGTCCCGTTCCAAACCTGTGCCGGGATCCAGCGATCCAGAGCCGTGTATTCAGGATCCAAGTCTTGGCTGCTTTGAAAGAAAAATCCGAGCGCAACGCTGACCAGGATCAGTCCGCGGTTGCTGGCCAATCCGGCTTGGATCAAATGCGAAACTGGGATCGTCAAAATCGTTTGCGATTGGGGTTCGCGAGATTCCCGATCGATCGTTGTGTCAGCCGGATGGTCGGCTTCGGTGGTCGCCGAAACGCTATAACCGCGTGACGAGATTTGTTGTTTTAGGAAGTCGACGTCCGCCAGCGATAGAACTCGCATTTTGGCTTCCGGTTCGGTGCCGCTAGCCGTTTCGACATGAACTTCGGCGACGCGAAAGATTCGGTGGAACGGGCTCTGGACCAAATCCACATTCTGGATGCGATCGACCGGGATATTGCGCACTTTTCGAAACAGGATGCCTTCGGTGACGATCAATTCGCCATCGGTGATCTGGTAGCGAAATGTCAGGTAGCGGATCATCGCGAATGTAATCGCCAACCCGAAAATGGCAGCCACGATCAGTGCGGCAAAGAAGCTGCCGTTGACGGCCGACCAACCAGCCACGATGGCCGGGAAAAGAGACTGTCGAGACATCGACAGCAATTGAAACAGGATCGACAGGGGATGCAGTCGTCGAGGTTGGTCAAAGCTTGGCTTGTGCCCTGCCCCATCGATTGGACGCGGTGTCGTGTTCGGGCGCGGTGTCGGATTGGGATCCGATGGCGGATCCTGCCCCGCGCCGCTTGTGGGATCCGTCACCGCAGTTCTCCGTCGATAGGAGGCTGCACGGATGCAGAGGTGCCGGCGTCGGCGATGCCGCTGTTGCTTGGCGTGGCTAGACGATCCGATACCAGGTTGTCACGCAACCAAGATGCCGACTGATTCGTGATGCCATCCAATTTGACGGACGCGTTTTGGGTGCCGGCGGTATGGATGACCAACGTCGCCAGATCATACCGACGCTGCAGTGGTCCCTGTTCGATGTCGCTGTGCTGAATTCTGGATCGGGGCACGATGATCCAATGACGCCACCAAACGCCTCGGCGTATCTCCAGCCCTTCGTCGTTCACTCGCCAAGACGCATGACGGTATGCCAGTGCGGGATAGATCCAGCCTGCCCACACCGTCACTGCGGCAATCAGCACGACGGCGAATGCTGCGATCGCCTGGATCAGGTCCCAGTGATCTTGGATCGCCAACCAAAGTCCGAAAGTCGATAGCAAGACCAGGCATGCGATCAGCGCAGCGATGCCACCCAGCAATCGATCCATTTTTAGATGGTTCGGTGCCAAGGGGTGAAACTGTTCGTCTGCCAGTGGGAAATTGTCCAATGGGCTCTTCCTGATCGGATTCGTTGTCTAGAACCGGTCAGTTATAGCGTGCCGGTGCAAAGTTTGCGGACCGTGACTGACCGCCGGACCGAAATCGGCTGACATCAAAATTCCGTCGGCCAGCGGCGCGGGGAAGCACCTTGGGGCGGTCTAGAAAAACAGGCACCCACGTGATCACGCGGGTACCTGTTCGTTGTTTTCGTAGATGCGATTCGCTTGGCGGGAACGTTGGGATGCCGCCGAGCCAACGGCTAGAATCCGATGTGGATTCCGGTGCGATGATGGTGCCGATAGACCGGCGCTGGGCGATGGTAGTGGTAGGCACGTGGTGGTGGGTAGTGTGGCACCACGTATCGTTCTTCGACGACCACGGTAGGTGGTTGCGGTGCGTAGACAGGCTGCGGTGCGCGAGCGACGCGTTGGACGCCCGTTGGCGCTGCTTGCATGGCACTGATGACGTTCTCGCTGACGCCTTGTTGATGCAGGGCGATGATGTCGGGAACCTGCAGCGACGTTTGCACGCCACGTTGGCTGATCTGATTCATGATGACGCTGTCGCTTAGCCCACTGCGGCTCATCGAAACCACGTCGGCGATCGACACCGACGACTGGACGGCAACGGATTGCTGTTGTTGTTGGTAGTAGATGCGTTCTTGTTGCTGGGCGGCTCGTTCTTTGTCCGCTGCATTGCCGAGCAAACCGCCAGTGACGGCTCCGATCACGCCACCGATCGCAGCACCAGCACCGGCTTCGCCGTTGTGGTCACCGATCAGGGCACCTGCGACCGCGCCGCCAAGTCCGCCCAACGTGGCACCGCGTTGTTGAGCCGCCTGGCCGTACAGAGAACTCGGAACGGCAATCATCATCGCGGCGACAGCGATAGAAAACACAATGCGGGTCATGCAAATCGGCTCCGTCGGTTCACTGGGCCGTGTCAGGCCAGCAGGAACCGAAATGGCGTTTGGGGTGTCGGGGGGGATTCAGGTCGAACGGATCAGCAACCGTCACCCGAAAAAGGCAGAATCTTTCCAGACGACTTCGCTAACGTTCATCAATAGTGAACTTCGGTTCTGCGAAGCAATCCCATTCGCGATGTCAGCGCTTGGAATGCGGTGTCTGGGATGCGTGATTGCCGGATCGGCGTCGCTTCGCTCCTTGATCCGGCCTACACACCTCTACTCGGGGGCGGGCGATTTGCGGCCGACGATGCGGGTGATCGCTTCGATAAAGTCCTGAGCCCCGTCGAAGTCGCGATAAACGCTAGCAAATCGGATGTACGCCACTTCGTCCAGTTTTGCGAGGTGCCGCATGACGATTTCGCCGACTTGGGCCGACGTGACTTCCGAGTCAAAGCTAGCGTAGATATCGGCTTCGATGTCTTGGACGACAAGTTCGATCGTGCTGCTGCTGATTTCCCGTTTCGAACAGGCGCGTTCGATGCCTCGTCGGATTTTTTCGCGGTCCAGTGGTTCGCGAGTTTCGTCACTTTTGACCAGTCGGACACTCAACTTTTCGATCTTTTCCGCCGTTGCAAACCGCCGTTGGCACGATGTGCAGACCCTTTTACGGCGGACCATGTAGCCACCTTCGGCGGCTCGGGTGTCGAGCACGCGATCGTTATCAACGTGGCAGTAAGGACAGCGCATGGATTCCCTGAAAAGCTCGGACGCTGTGGGCACGTACCGAAATGACGCGTGAGTGTCGGTGCGATATAGTATCAGCACCATCACGGAACCTGACAACCGTTCGTTCCAACGTCTATTCGGCAACGGGACGTCGATCAAGCGGTACGATGTTCTGATTATTGGCTTTCCCAATCCGGGACGATCCGTTTTGGGGGATCAGTACGATGGGAGTGCGTAACGACCGTTTTTTAAAATCCGCCCGTTCAACGACCGCAGGAAACATCGTCGATGTCGACAGACAGCAATCACGATCCATCTGAAACGACGCCGCCAGCTGGACAAGGCAGTTCGGGAGCGCCGCAACCGGGTGCCCCAGCGGGACAGCCCGCCGCCGGATCGCCCAGGGGTGCCACCGCAGCGGAGAAGTTTCAAAAGGAGGTCGCCGCCAAGCGTGCGGCCAATTTAGAAGTCGAAGAGGAAGACGAAGAAACGCTGTGGTCGGGTGGCTACACCCCGAAAGCAATGTTGGGAACTTGGATTCTGATGGTCATCGCTAGCGTTGGGCTGCTGGTGCTGCATGGGGTCGTTCCCGAGTTTCCGCTTGGCATCGCGGTCGCTCTGATCGGGCTGGTTTGGGTCTTCGGATGTCTGCTGTACGCCTATCGCCGGTTGGGATTCCATTACGAACTGACGACCCAGCGTTTCATTCACCAGACGGGATTGCTGAGCCGTCAAACCGACCGGATCGAAGTGATCGACATCGACGACGTTAGTTTCGCACAGGGGCCGGTGCAGCGAATGTTTGGCGTTGGCAATATCGAATTGACCGGCAGCGACCGCTCGCATCCGAATTTGTCTATGATAGGGATCGCAAAGGTCAAGGATGTGTCGGGGTTGATCGACGACGTGCGCCGCAAAGAACGTCGGCGACGAAGCCTCCACATTGAACAGATTTGACCGTGCGACTCTGGCGACATTGCACGTTTGGCAAGATCGACGAACTAAGAATGGTTCTTGTCGCCAACAAGACCCTTTTCACGAGCAGGTTGGCATGTTGTTGAGGACGATGTCGTGACCGACTGGTACTTTCAAACGCGATCTTCCGAGGAAGTCGGTCCGCTGCGCCCCAGCGAACTGCTGGAAAAGGTTCGCAAGGGCGAGGTGACTCGCAATTCGATGTTGCGAAAGAACAGTTCGACCTGGTTCTTGGCTTCCGAGGTCGGCGGATTGTTCGAAGCCGCGATGCGACCAACGATCGAATACTTTTGCCCGCAGTGCGAAGCCGAGGTGGGGGAACCACCGACGGTTTGCAATCTATGCGGTTGCGAGATCTACAAGGCGATCACCAAAATCACCGAGAACTCGATCACCAATCGTGCGGATCATCCAAGCACTCGCCAAGCGAGCCGGAAGGTTCGCGATTGGATTCGAAAGAAGGTTGGGAAAGACAACAAAAAAACCGGCGAGAATAACTAGCCGGTTTCCTTGTTGATCTGTTGGACTGTTTCATCAGACGTTCGGATGCTCATCGAACATCTGTCGCGGTGTGTTCTTCCCCCCACTCACCACGCTGTCATCAGCCCTTCGTATCGAACGCGGCCGCGTCGCCGGTGAGGCCTCGTGTCAAACGAGACCTCCTAGCGAACTGGCTCTTCTGGTGAACTGGCCCTAGTAGCGGATCTCGGTACCGAATGAGATACCTGTGAACAGGATGTCATTGTCGGTATCGATCGATCGGCCGGTTCCGCTGTTGATTTGTGGGCGGACCTGGTTGGGCGCCGATGCGACTCCGGTCAGGTACCACAATTCCAGGCCGGCTCGTACCGACAGGATTTCGCCCAACTGGTAACGGATGCCCGAACCGAATTCGAACATACCGGCGAGGTCGGTGGTGCTGTCGCCAGCACGGGCCAGTGTGCTAGCACCATCACGGACAAGCACGTTGCTGTCCGCACTGTTGGCATAGAGACCCGCACGAGCGCGGATGTCGGTGAATCCGTGTCGGCTGATCGGGTACAGCAGGTCCATGCCGACTTGCACTCCGAACAGGTCGTTGCGAGTGCGGCTGGTCAGGCTGCCCGTTTGGGTCGCCGTCGTGCTGAAGTAGTTGTAATCTTCGTCGTAATTGATGTAGCGACCACCGATCAACAGCTTTGCCATTTCCCAACCGACCAAGGTCTTGTTGGCTTCCAGGCTGTAGTAGTCAGCCGAATAGGTTTGCGTTTGCGAGACCGCGTCGGTGAACGACGGCAGCGCGACACCGGTTTGGCTAAGGAACGAATTGATTCCGCCACCGGGGCTGTTGATTTGGCGAGCCAAGTCCCATTCGAAGGGGCCGGTGAACGAGATTTCGTATCCGTTGACGCAGTCGCCGACGGCGCCGATGGTGATCCGTGTGCCAAGTTCTTCGTCCATGTCGCTAAGCCCGAAGTTCGGGCTCAGGGTGAACGATCCGATGTCCGGTGCCATGTATAGCCCTTCGATCGAAATGTATCGATAGGGTTGGCAGGGTGTGCACGGGTCGGTGAAATTGGGGCCACAAGTCAGGGCGCTGCTGCGACGACCGCAGCTACCGCCACAGGCGGTCCCGCATGAACCGCAGCTCGAATATTCCATCGCACTTGTGAACGCTGAACCGCCACAGGATCCGCCACAAGCGGTTCCACAGGAACTGCAGGCTCCGTGGTGGCCCACCTGTTGGACCAATCCCGGAGCATGGCTGCCGACATCGCCCGCGGTTCGATAGCCTGCCGTGTCAACGACTCGGAATGCTTCGGATCCATGGGTGAACAAACCGTTGGCGACACCCGAGGATGCACCGGAGTTCTGACCCGCCAGTGTTTGTGCACTGACCAGGCTGTTCGATGCGATGCTGAACGCGACCGCGCTCAGCAGCGTCATCAGGACGCGTGGGTAAGTTGATTGTGTCTTCATGATCGAACCTCGTTAGCTATCGGTGCGATGAGCATCGCAGTGGGGTGAATCAATGGAATGTGTGTTCGGTGACTGGCAATCGCCTGCCTATCGAACAACCAACTCGTCTCGAACGGGAACCAAGCACGTTTTTCGGACCATGCGAATGATCTTCTTTGCCGAGTCCTCGCTGCCGCAGCGGCCCGTCACGACCAGTTCGTCGTGGCGGTGGTGGACAACAACGTCAGCGTCAGGAAAGACACGTTGGATAGATTGGTTTAGCATTGCCGAGCGATCGGGAGCATCGCTTCCGCTGGCGTCCAGCGGTTGGCCTACATGGATGTTGAACGATCGCATCCTTGGGGATTCCCCCGCCGATTCCGGTGCCGCCCAAACCACTAGTTTGGTAACGCCGGTGCCCGTGCCAATCAGTTTCAGCTGATTGGGGCCGGACGCGAATGCTTGGCAGACCGAGCGATCGGATACCTCGATGTTGCGGACGACGCCGCCGAAGGTAAGGGATCGCACCTGAGCCTGGCTAAGGTGCAGCGAGACCGACTTTTCGTTGGTGGTCGGTTTCGATTCTGCTTGGATGGTCTCGATCGGCGAAATGGCCGATTGCACCTGTGCCGTTTGGGCCGATCGGTCACGCCCCAACGAAACAGGCACCGCGGTGACGGCCACTGGTGGACGATACCGTTTGCTGGAAAGGTTCTGTTGCTGTGCAGGCACCGAGATGACCGAACGGTTCCGCTTTGGTTCGATGATCTTGGCGTCCGAACCGGGATCCATTTCCATCGCGGTCAGTGGCTTGTCTAGGTCGTCGATTACGATCGGTTGAATGTCCGACGGTTTGATCGATCGCGAATCCGAAATGGATTCGATCACTGGGGACGTCTTGGCAGCGGCGTTCTCTGAAACGTTGCTGCTGGCTTCGTCGGGACCGGCTTCGTCGTGATTGGCCCAACCATAATTCGGTCGGGTGATTCCGGGCGCTGCGTCCTGCGGTGGTGTTTCGATGGCCATGGTCGGCATCGGATCAGCTTCCTGCGCCACCGATACGGCATCTTCATCGATGAAGTTGTCGTCGGTGAACGAGAAGAAAACCGGTTCCTCGTGCTGGACAACCACTTCGGCAGGTGATTGCATCGACGTTGGGATCGGTGCGACGTGCATCTGTCCAACGGACACCGGTTCCACCTGCGCCACTTGTGACAGTTCAGGTTCGTCGGTCGCATCGCCTTCGTGATCGGTTTGCTGGGCCGCCACGGGCATCGGAGTCATCGGCATCAGCACGATCGAACTCTGCTGCGACGGATCGGCGGCTAGGTCGACTGCCGCAGTGGCGGTCGACGAAGGTACCGCGATTGGCAGTTGCAAGTTGCTGATCGCTTGCAGTCCGCTTGGACTTGCCGGTGGATTCGGCGACACGTCTGCGATATCAGCATCGATCAGATCGTTGTTTTCGTGATGCGCCGATCCGATCAATTGATTTTTTCGGATGCCTACTTCCGTAGGCTTTTCGATCGTCATCGCGGCATCTTCGACGCGGCGTGGCTGTCCGCTGTTGACCGGTTTCAAACCGATCGCGGCACCGATCGGCATCAGCCGAACCGCGTTGTTTTCGCCGCCGGACGCCAAACGAATCGATTCAATCGACGCGTTGGGTGCTGGCTCGCAAAATGGGTTGTCCTGTACCGTCGTTGCCGAGTGAAGCGGTAGCGGCGGCATTGTCAGCGGATCTGCGGCGAAAGCTAGGTTTCCACCAAGCACGGGAGTCCCGCAGCTTAGTAGGGCTAACAAAACAGCACGGCGTTTCCGCTTAGCCAGATTCACCAAATATGTACGTTGGTCACGCATGCCGCGTCCTTGCGTCCGAGCGATCTAGGTCGATGCACCCCCCTCGGCACACCCACCGACGTCAGAGCAAAGGCGCACTGGAACGTCGGATGCTTGAAGTATCGGATCCCTGTTGACATGACATTAACGATTCTGCTGGATCCAATGCGTCTGACGGTTCCTTGCATTGTCCAGATCGACCGTGTTGTTCTGGAAATCCACGCCACATTGGCCCGAGACGCAGCCCTATCGGAACGACTTCGTGGACCCTTGGTCGCGACCATCCAGCCGGTCCGATGCAGCTTGTGATCGGTCCACCAGCGCGGTTTTTCGCAGAATTTGGCCTTGCGCCGACGTGGTTCGGTGACGACATCGCCCCCCCGCGGTAGCCCACGCGGCCCCCATTCGACGATCGCCACCGGGCGGCAGGCCCCAGATCGTCTCGGAGCCGATCGTCGGGTGGGGGGGGCTGTGGGGCTGGCGATGCTACTGCGGCCGCTTGGGGGACGTCCGGGCTAGGATTGCCGTTGGCGAATCGCTTCATAGGCGATCACCGCGGCCGAGACCGAGATATTCAAACTATCGATCTTGCCGGCCATGGGGATACGGATCCCGGGCACCGGATCAGGTTTCCCATCGGCGGACGGAATCGTCTTCCATCGCTCGCCCAGTCCGTCGGCTTCGCTTCCCAGCACGACTGCGACCGGTCCATTCCATCGGGTGGACCACAGCGGGGTGGACGATTCGACCCTGGCGGCCAGGACTCGAAATCCCTTCGCAGACAGGAACTGGGCAACTTGGGATTCGCTGCCGACCGCTGTCGGGACGCGGAAAATGGCTCCCAAACTATTACGAATGGCGTTGGGGTTCAGCGGATCGTGGCAATCCGACAATAGCACCGCATCGATCCCCGCGGCGTCGGCACAGCGAAAGACGGCTCCCACATTTCCGGGTTTTTCGATTCGGTCTAGCACCAGAACCAGCGGTTGTGGCGGTAGGGCCAGCCGATCCAGGTTCCAGTCGGGGCGTACAAATTCGGCCACCACGCCGCGATTGGATTGCCCAAAGCTAATTTTCTCTAGAATCCCGTCTGAAACCCAGTTTTGTTTTTGGGCAGCCGCCGGGTGGTTCAGGACACGTTGGATCGCCGAGTCGTCGGGATTCAACGGATCCGACTCGCTGGTGTAGAACCCGCACAGATCCATCCCCGATTCGACGGCCTGGGCCGTTTCACGCCATCCATCTACGATCACACGGTCGGCTTTCCGCCGATACCGATTTTCGCGTAGCCGGATCAGGTGCCGAACGGTTGGGTTGGCCGGACTTCGCAAGACGACCGGCGCAGACTCACTCATGGTTTTCTCTGTTATCTTGTTCGGTCGACTCGGAAATCCCGACATTACTTCAGTGGCGGGCACCCGCTCATACGACACTTGGCGCTCAACCGGGCGACTGAATCCTAAACCGTTCAACCTGATCAAAACAGCATGAGTCCATCCGTGCGAATCCAGCCGGTCACTTCGAGGCGAGATCGCAAAGCCTTTTTGCAGCTCGAACGAGACCTGTATCGCGGTGATCCTAATTGGGTGCCCCCGTTGTGGTTCGAGCAAAAGAAGTTGTTGGGATTTGCGAAGCATCCGTTCTATGACGACGCCCTGGGACAAGCCTTCTTGGCCCGCCGTGGCGACGAAGTGGTGGGCCGGGTTCTGGCGGTCGTCAATCATGCTCACAACCGTCGGTACAAAGAAAAACGCGGGTTTTTTGGCTTCTTTCAGTCGATCGATGACGAAAGTGTCAGCACGCCGATGCTGGACTTTGCGTCCCAGTGGTTGGTCGATCAGGGCATGACGGACGTTCGCGGCCCGGTCAATCCAAGCCTGAATTACGACTGCGGTCTGTTGGTGGACGGATTCGATACGCCGCCCACGTTTTTGATCCCGTACAACCACGAATATTACGGACGATTGATCGAAGCGGCCGGATTCGAGAAGGTCCAGGATCTGTACAGCTACGAGGCGCACATCGATACGCTGGAGGATCTGGATCCAAAACTTTTGTTTGTGATCAACGAAGCGACACGGCGTTTCAATGTCAAATGCCGTGCCATCGACCGCAGCAGATTCGCCAAGGATGTTCGATCTTTCTTGGAAATCTACAACCTGTCGCTGCAGCAAACCTGGGGCTATGTCCCGATGAGCGAGGCTGAAATCAGTGTTCAAAGCGGTGGTTTGAAGCACTTGATCGTGCCGGAATTGACCAGCATTGCCGAAATCGATGGCCAACCGGTGGGCGCCGGATTCGGATTACTGGACTACAACCAAGTGATCAAAAAGATTGATGGACGCCTGTTCCCGTTCGGTTGGTGGACGTTGATGCGAGGCAAGAAGTCCATCGATCGCTTGCGTTTGATCAGCACGAACGTGCTTCCGGAATACCAGAAATGGGGATTGGGTTTGGTCACTTTGGCCCGAATCCTGCCCGATGCGATGAAGTATGGTATCCAAATCGGCGAGTTTTCTTGGGTATTAGAAAGCAACTCGCTTTCTCGAGGTACGATCGAA
Protein-coding regions in this window:
- a CDS encoding pilus assembly protein N-terminal domain-containing protein — encoded protein: MRDQRTYLVNLAKRKRRAVLLALLSCGTPVLGGNLAFAADPLTMPPLPLHSATTVQDNPFCEPAPNASIESIRLASGGENNAVRLMPIGAAIGLKPVNSGQPRRVEDAAMTIEKPTEVGIRKNQLIGSAHHENNDLIDADIADVSPNPPASPSGLQAISNLQLPIAVPSSTATAAVDLAADPSQQSSIVLMPMTPMPVAAQQTDHEGDATDEPELSQVAQVEPVSVGQMHVAPIPTSMQSPAEVVVQHEEPVFFSFTDDNFIDEDAVSVAQEADPMPTMAIETPPQDAAPGITRPNYGWANHDEAGPDEASSNVSENAAAKTSPVIESISDSRSIKPSDIQPIVIDDLDKPLTAMEMDPGSDAKIIEPKRNRSVISVPAQQQNLSSKRYRPPVAVTAVPVSLGRDRSAQTAQVQSAISPIETIQAESKPTTNEKSVSLHLSQAQVRSLTFGGVVRNIEVSDRSVCQAFASGPNQLKLIGTGTGVTKLVVWAAPESAGESPRMRSFNIHVGQPLDASGSDAPDRSAMLNQSIQRVFPDADVVVHHRHDELVVTGRCGSEDSAKKIIRMVRKTCLVPVRDELVVR
- a CDS encoding TrmH family RNA methyltransferase → MSESAPVVLRSPANPTVRHLIRLRENRYRRKADRVIVDGWRETAQAVESGMDLCGFYTSESDPLNPDDSAIQRVLNHPAAAQKQNWVSDGILEKISFGQSNRGVVAEFVRPDWNLDRLALPPQPLVLVLDRIEKPGNVGAVFRCADAAGIDAVLLSDCHDPLNPNAIRNSLGAIFRVPTAVGSESQVAQFLSAKGFRVLAARVESSTPLWSTRWNGPVAVVLGSEADGLGERWKTIPSADGKPDPVPGIRIPMAGKIDSLNISVSAAVIAYEAIRQRQS
- a CDS encoding N-acetyltransferase, yielding MSPSVRIQPVTSRRDRKAFLQLERDLYRGDPNWVPPLWFEQKKLLGFAKHPFYDDALGQAFLARRGDEVVGRVLAVVNHAHNRRYKEKRGFFGFFQSIDDESVSTPMLDFASQWLVDQGMTDVRGPVNPSLNYDCGLLVDGFDTPPTFLIPYNHEYYGRLIEAAGFEKVQDLYSYEAHIDTLEDLDPKLLFVINEATRRFNVKCRAIDRSRFAKDVRSFLEIYNLSLQQTWGYVPMSEAEISVQSGGLKHLIVPELTSIAEIDGQPVGAGFGLLDYNQVIKKIDGRLFPFGWWTLMRGKKSIDRLRLISTNVLPEYQKWGLGLVTLARILPDAMKYGIQIGEFSWVLESNSLSRGTIERGGATRTKVHRLYDRSIVPGQGGPRQS